A stretch of the Streptomyces ortus genome encodes the following:
- a CDS encoding sensor histidine kinase, with the protein MARLLRPLTRWTTYTRFIHLWVPLLVSSVWIFIHPATPWGPALVLPLLGLVPAVRRGEGVQARFMLMRDGQDPAISVVPSATWRDRLRTVLWLQARMVLGWAAVGFSVWLPLITVDLIRISTGYVPDDNPFLPVPHAHWAYALLAPLPLIALYGVVIGLGKLITVLARHLLGPSTAERVAALEERTEQLLERNRIARELHDSIGHALTVAVVQAGAARAAGDPGFTDRALLAIEDTGRAALEDLERVLGVLRESRGPASGRPALVEADRLLESARASGAKIDAELTGPLETVPGTVSREGYRILQECLTNVLRHAGAVPVRVRIAVEDRTLSLEVRNALTAGIPGPGPGGGMRGSGLRGIRERAALLGGRARTGPDDGDWQVLVELPLR; encoded by the coding sequence ATGGCCCGCCTGCTGCGCCCGCTGACCCGTTGGACGACCTACACCCGCTTCATCCACCTGTGGGTTCCCCTGCTGGTCAGCAGCGTGTGGATATTCATTCACCCGGCGACCCCGTGGGGGCCCGCGCTGGTGCTGCCGCTGCTGGGTCTGGTCCCGGCCGTGCGGCGCGGCGAGGGTGTGCAGGCGCGGTTCATGCTGATGCGGGACGGCCAGGACCCGGCGATCTCGGTCGTCCCGTCGGCCACCTGGCGGGACCGGCTGCGGACCGTGCTGTGGCTGCAGGCGCGCATGGTGCTCGGCTGGGCGGCGGTGGGATTCAGCGTCTGGCTCCCGTTGATCACCGTGGATCTGATCCGGATCTCGACCGGTTACGTACCGGACGACAATCCGTTCCTGCCGGTGCCGCACGCGCACTGGGCGTACGCCCTGCTCGCGCCGCTGCCGCTGATCGCCCTCTACGGAGTGGTCATCGGGCTCGGGAAGCTCATCACGGTCCTCGCACGCCACCTCCTCGGGCCGTCGACGGCCGAGCGGGTCGCCGCGCTGGAGGAGCGCACGGAGCAACTTCTGGAGCGCAACCGCATCGCCCGTGAGCTGCACGACTCGATCGGCCACGCGCTGACGGTGGCCGTGGTGCAGGCGGGTGCCGCGCGGGCCGCGGGAGACCCCGGGTTCACGGACCGGGCGCTGCTCGCCATAGAGGACACCGGCCGTGCCGCGCTGGAGGACCTGGAGCGGGTCCTCGGTGTGCTGCGCGAGTCCCGCGGGCCCGCGAGCGGCCGGCCCGCCCTGGTGGAGGCCGACCGGCTCCTGGAGTCCGCCCGCGCCTCCGGGGCGAAGATCGACGCCGAGCTGACGGGCCCCCTGGAGACCGTGCCCGGCACGGTCTCCCGTGAGGGCTACCGCATCCTCCAGGAGTGCCTCACCAATGTGCTGCGGCACGCGGGCGCGGTGCCCGTCCGGGTCCGTATCGCCGTCGAGGACCGGACACTGTCCCTGGAGGTGCGCAACGCGCTGACGGCCGGGATCCCGGGACCCGGTCCGGGCGGCGGGATGCGGGGCAGCGGGTTGCGGGGCATCCGGGAGCGGGCCGCGCTGCTCGGCGGCCGGGCGAGAACAGGCCCTGACGACGGGGACTGGCAGGTACTCGTCGAACTGCCGCTGCGCTGA
- a CDS encoding response regulator transcription factor: MPVTVLLVDDEPLVRAGLRAVLEAQPDIEVVGEAADGAAVIPLVRRLRPDVVAMDVRMPLMDGIEATRTVLRTVDRPPKILVITTFENDEYVYEALRAGADGFLLKRARPAEIVHAVRLVAEGESLLFPASVRQLAAEYGSGDGNPPARAALRRAALTGREAEVLRLMARGLSNAEIAARLVVGTETVKSHVSAVLSKLGARDRTQAVIAAYESGFVAPG, translated from the coding sequence GTGCCGGTCACCGTTCTGCTCGTCGACGACGAACCCCTCGTACGCGCCGGTCTGCGTGCCGTCCTGGAGGCGCAGCCCGACATCGAGGTCGTCGGCGAGGCCGCGGACGGCGCCGCGGTCATTCCGCTGGTGCGGCGGCTGCGGCCCGACGTCGTCGCGATGGACGTCCGTATGCCGCTGATGGACGGCATCGAGGCCACCCGCACGGTGCTGCGGACCGTCGACCGGCCGCCGAAGATCCTCGTGATCACGACGTTCGAGAACGACGAGTACGTGTACGAGGCGCTGCGCGCGGGCGCCGACGGCTTTCTGCTGAAGCGAGCCCGGCCGGCCGAGATCGTGCACGCCGTGCGACTGGTCGCCGAGGGCGAGTCGCTGCTGTTCCCGGCCTCAGTGCGGCAGTTGGCCGCCGAGTACGGGTCGGGCGACGGGAATCCCCCGGCCCGGGCGGCCCTGCGGCGGGCGGCGCTGACCGGGCGGGAGGCGGAGGTGCTGCGGCTGATGGCGCGGGGCCTGTCGAACGCGGAGATCGCCGCCCGGCTGGTGGTGGGCACCGAGACGGTGAAGTCCCACGTCAGCGCCGTACTGTCGAAACTGGGGGCCCGGGATCGCACCCAGGCGGTGATCGCGGCATACGAGTCGGGGTTCGTGGCACCCGGCTGA